The Streptomyces sp. NBC_00162 sequence CGGATCTCGCCCGATGGCAAGGAGGCGTCCGCACCGCCGGCATCCGCGTCCACCACCGTGCCGGTCACCCTCGACGAGGAGGAGATCGGCACGGCGTGGCTGGAGCGCCCCGGAGCGCCCGGCCCGCTCGACGAGGTCCTCCTCGACCGGCTCGCCATCGCCGCCGCGGCCGTCGCCGAGCGGTACGGCCCGGCCCGCACCACCATGGCCGACCCCGCCCTCGTCGAACTGGCGATCAGCGCCGACAGCGACGAGGCGGCCCGCGCCCGGGCGCTGCGGCTCCTCGGTTTCGCTGCCGACCCGCCGGTCCACGTCGTCGCCGTACGGTCGCGGCTTGCGCTGGACCGGATCGGCGGCCTGGTGTGCCCGGCCCGCCAGGTGAAGGCGGCGCCGCTCGGCGACGTGGGCGTCATCCTGGCCACCACCGTGGACCCGGCCCGCTTTCCGGCCGGCGTACGCGCGGGCATCAGCACCGCCGGACGCCTTGACCGGGCCTGGCGGGAAGCCCGCACCGCCCTCCGCTTCACGACCCCGCGTGAACCCGTCATCCCCTACGCCGGCCTGGGCGCGCTGGCGCTCCTGGCCGAGATACCCCAGGACGTCTCGCGCGACAACGCCGACGTGGCCGCCATCGCCCGCATCGCAGGCAGCCCGGAGGATCTTCAGACGCTGGACACCTACTGCGCCACCGGCTCCCTGCGCCGGGCAGCCGACCTCCTCCACCTGCACCACAGCAGCATCGCCCGCCGACTGGAACAGATCGCGAAGACCCTGGGCATCGAGCTCACCGAACCCGGCGGGCTGACACGGGCCAGGATCGCCCTCACCGCATGGCGGCTGCTCGACGACTGAGGAAGACCCTCCCGCACCGCTCCTGACGGCTGCGGATGCGCGCGCACGCGACTTTTACCTGGTGTTTTGTGGTGCGTCAAGTCCCGACTTTCCGGAACATGACCCGGGTGTGCCCGGCGGGGCTTACTTATGGAGCGGGAAGGAAGCCTCACCGGAAACGGAACGAGGCAACAGGGCAGAGACGGAAGACCTCCTCCCGGAGGGTTTCTCCTCTCCCCGATATCACCGCACCGTCCCGAATCCCCGGGGCACCTCAATATTCGTCATAGCTAGGAGAAAATCATGAACCGCAAGATTCGTATCGCGTCGCTGGCCGCTTCCATCGCTTTCATCGGTGGAGGGATCGCCCTTCCGGCCTCCGTGGCAACTGCGGCTCCGATGCCCGGACACGTGGCCACGGCCCTGCCGAGTGACGGTGGCGCCGGAGGAAAGGGTGGCAAGGGCGGCAGCGGCGGCCTCGTCGGAGGCGGCGGCGGTTCCGGCGGCGCCGGCGGTGGCAGCGTCCTCGGCACCGGCGGCAAGGGTGGCGGCGGTGGCGCCGGTGGCGACGGGGTCCTCGTCGGCGGTGGCGGCGGCGGTGGCGGCGGTGGCGGCGAAGGCCGTATCGGTGGCGCCGGCGGCGACGGCGGCAAGGGCGGCACCGGAATCCTCGAGGGCGGCGAGGGCGGCGGCGGCGGCGGGGGCGGCGACGGGACGCTGTTCGGTGGCAAGGGCGGCAACGGCGGCGACGGCGGCTTCAGCATCTTCAAGGGCGGCAAGGGCGGCGACGCCGGTGACGGTGGCTTCGGCGGCCTGATCGGTGGCCTCGGCGGGAACGCCGGCAACGGTGGCGGCTCCATCTTCTGACAGGCGCCTCGGTCCGACGGGGTGGAGGCCTTCACGGCCTCCACCCCCACCCCCCACCCCTTTCTCACCCCCCACCCCTCTCGACGACGGCAACGGAGAAACCCCCATGTTCACGATTTCCTGGCAGCGTCCGCTCATCCTGGCGGCGGCCTCCCTGGCCCTCGTCACCGGTACGGCCTGTGCCGCGCAAGCGTCGCAGTCCCACACCCCGACCGGCGCCAGCTCTTCGGCCGTCGCCGACCACCCGGAACCCTGCTTCAAGCTCGGCAAGGGTGGAGAGGGCGGCAAGGGTGGAGAGGGTGGCAAGGGCGGTAAGCCCGGTAAGCCGGGCGAGCCCGGCCAGCCCGGCCGCGCAGGATGCCTCCGCTTCAGTGACCTGCCCGACAAGGACAAGTCGGAGCTGTCGGTGGTCGACAAGGTGCAGATCGTGCTGATCCTGATGGCCGACGACTCGGACGAGATGAAGGAGAAGATCGCCGACAAGTACAAGATCTCCGAGAGCCAGATCGACACCTGGAAGGAGCAGTACAAGGAAGGTGACTGGTTCGCCCTGATGGGAGGTGACTCCCCCTTCTCCCAGTGAGAACCAGTGCGGGAAAACCGGGGCGGAAGGGCTCCCCGGCCCAAATGGGCCGGGGAGCCCGCTTCTTTCCGGTACCGGAATGACCTACGAACCCATTTCTTGGCAAGGAGAATCTCATGCGAGTGCGCTCTTGGAAGTTTCGTCTCGGTATTGCCATCTCGTCGACCCTGATCGGTGCCGGTGCCATGGCGCCCGCCGCCTCAGCGGCTCCGGCAGCCCCGGCCGCCCAGGTCTCCGCGGTCCAGCAGCACGGCCTCGCCCTCGGCAGCGGTGACAGCGGGCAGGGCGGGAACCGGATCGGCGCCGGCAAGGTGCTCGGCAAGCTCAAAGCCGGCAGCGGCAGCGTCAAGGTGGGCAACGGCACCGTCCGCGTCGGTGACAGGGTGTGCGCGGGCAAGTGCGACGGGTCGGTCAACGGCACCAACGGAACCAAGGGCGGGGTCTGTGTCGGGCAGTGCAACGGCAGCGCCAACGGGGGCAACGGCACTACCGGCCCCGTGGGCGGCAACGGCACGAACGGCGGCAGCGGCGGGGTCTGTGCCGGAGTGTGCAACGGCAGCTCCAACGGCGGCAACGGTGGCAACGGCGGGGCCGCGCCTCCCGGCGGTGACGGCGGTGACGGCGGCTTCGGCGGTGACGGCGGCATCTGCATCGGCATCGGCTGCCAGACCAGCGGTCAGGGCGGCCGCGGTGGCGACGGCGGCGAAGGCTGACCCCCACGGATCGGGCCCGCAGCCTCTCGGCTGCGGGCCCGATCCGTGCGCCGGGCACCGCACCCGCAGCAAGCAGGCCGGGCACTCGTGCGGCCCGCTGGATAGACTTTCAGGTACGGAAGAGCGGCCTGTCGCGTCGACTGTCGTCCGGAGGCTGGTCACGGACTATCGAGGACGGGGTCCGTCTGATGGGCACGGCACCGAACCTGAGCATGTACACGGGCCGGCCGTCCGCCCTGATCGGGAAGCAGATCGCGGGCTACCGGGTGGAGCGCATGCTCGGCCGTGGCGGCATGGCCGTCGTCTACTGCGCGAAGGATCTGCGCCTGGACCGTACGGTCGCGCTCAAGCTGATCGCCCCGGAGCGGGCCCGCGACGACACCTTCCGGCGCCGCTTCACGCACGAATCGCGGGTGGCCGCGTCGATAGACCACCCGCACATCGTGCCGATCTTCGAAGCCGGTGAGACCGACGGGGTCCTGTACATCGCCATGCGTTACGTCGCCGGTCTGGACATGCGAGCCCTGCTGGACCGGGACGGCCCGCTCCCCGTCGCGACCGCCCTTCGTATCGCCGCCCAGGTGGCATCCGCGCTCGACGCGGCGCATGAGCACGATCTGGTGCACCGGGACGTCAAGCCCGGCAACATCCTGGTCGCCGCGGGCACCGACAGCGAGCACCCCGAACACATCTATCTCACGGACTTCGGACTGACGAAGAAGTCGCTGGCGCTCACCGGGTTCACCACCACGGGAGAGTTCGTCGGCACGCTCGACTACATGGCACCGGAACAGATCTCCGGCCGGCCGGTGGACGGCAGGTGCGATCTCTACAGCCTCGCCTGTGTCGTCTACGAATCCCTCGCCGGCGGGCCGCCCTTCGAGCGTGACGACGCCGCGGCGCTGCTGTGGGCGCACCAATACGACCAGCCCCCTCTCTTGAACGAGAGGAGGCCGGAAATCGCGTCCGCCGCCGACGAGGTCATGCAAAAGGCCCTCGCGAAGGTTCCCGAGGACCGTTACGGCTCGTGCCTGGAATTCGTGGCGGCCCTGCGCGCCGCCACCGGGAACGGTGGCGGCCATCGGGCCGATCCGTCATCCCCCGCGGGTGCCCGGTCTGCCGGGGTCTCGGCGAACCCCGAGCCGCCCCCGGAGCCTCCGGCCTGGGCCCGGCCTGTCTTCCACGGCCCGCCTGGGGGGCCGTAGGTCATCCGGTCCGGTGTCACAGCCCCAGGGAGATGGCCAGCCGGGTCATTTCCGCCGTGGTGTTGATGCCCAGCTTGGCGCGGATCCGGCGGAGGTAGGCGTCGACCGTGTGCTTCGAGAGCCCCATGTGGCGGGCCGCTTGCAGGTAGGTGCACCCTGCTGCGATGTGTCGCAGTGCCTCCTGCTCACGCGGGGCCAGCGCGGGTGCGGTGGTTTCGGCGTTCGGCATGGTGAGTGTGAGGCTCATGGGATTCCCTCCGACGAATCGGCTCGGTCATCGATGCTCACGTCCTCGGAAGCAGGGGACATATGCCTGAATGTCGGTGTATGTCCTTGTTAAAGAGCTTGTTCGGGCGACGTCATGGCGCTGTCCGCCGACTGTCACGGGCGTGTCACAGGGAACGCCGCAGGGAACGCACAGGGAACGCCCGCGCGTCTGGATGCCTCAGTACCGGATGCCTCGGTACCCGATGCCTCAGTACCCGACCAGGGACTGCTCGGCCCAGATGGTCTTGCCGATCGAGGCGTGCCGGGTGCCCCAGCGCCTCGCCAGCTGGGCGACCAGCAGCAGGCCCCGCCCGCCCTCGTCGAAGGTCCGGGCGCGCCGCATGTGCGGGGCGGTATTGCTCGAGTCGGAGACTTCGCAGATCAGGGTGCGGTCCTGGTGGATCAGCCGGAGCTGGATGGGCGGCTGGCCGTAGCGGATGGCATTGGTGACCAGCTCGCTGACCACGAGCTCGCTGACGAACGCGGCCTCGTCGAGCCCCCAGGCCGTCAGCTGGTCGGTGGTGTGCCGACGGGCGCTGGAGACGATGGAGGGGTCGGAGGGCAGGTCCCAGACGACGACCTTGTCGGCGTGGAGGGCCCGGGTCCGGGCGACGAGCAGGGCGACGTCGTCATCGGGAGGGTGAGTCAGCAGAGCCGTCAGCACGCGGTCGCAGACCGTGTCCAGCGTGGAGGCGGGACGGGAGAGGGCCGCGAACATGCCGTCCAGGGCCTCGTCGATGTCGCGCTCACGGGGTTGCAGCAGACCATCGGTGTAAAGGGCGAGGATGCTGCCCTCGGGAAGCTCGACGTCGATGGTCTCGAAGGGCAGGCCCCCCAGGCCCAGCGGCGGGCCGGCCGGGACGTCGAGGAGGTACACGGAGCCTTCCGGGGAGACCACGACGGGCGGCGGGTGGCCGGCCCGGGCGACGGTGCAGTGGCGGGTGACCGGGTCGTAGACCACGTACAGGCAGGTGGTGCCGATGCCCCCGGCCGTTTCCCCGGCGCCGTCCCGGTCGGCCTCGTCGGCCGACAGGTGGATGATCAGGTCATCGAGGTGGGTGAGCAGCTCGTCGGGCGGCAGGTCGACGTCGGCCAGGGTGCGTACCGCGGTGCGCAGCCGGCCCATGGTGGCGGCGGCACGGATGCCGTGGCCGACGACATCGCCCACGACCAGGGCCACCCGGGCGCCGGACAGCGGAATCACGTCGAACCAGTCGCCTCCCACTCCGGCATCGGTACCGGCGGGCAGGTAGCGGGAGGCGGTCTCGAGCGCCGCGTGATGGGGCAGCGACTGCGGGAGCAGGCTGCGCTGCAGCGTCATGGTGCTGGTGTGCTCCCGGTTGAACCGGCGCGCCTTGTGGATGCTGGCGGCCGCCCTGGCCGTGAGCTCCTGGGCCAGCCACAGGTCTTCCGGCTGGAAGGGCTCCCGGCGCTGGTGACGGCCGAACACGGCCAGGCCGAGCGTGGTGCCGCCGAAACGCAGCGGCACCACCATCATCGAGTGGGTCCCGTTCTCTCGGATCCAGGAGGCCCCCGGGTCCTCGGCCACCCATCGGGCGACGGCCGAGTCGCTCGTCCCGTGCACGGCGCCACGGCCCGCGGCCAGACACTCGACGGGAGGCGACAGCGGCGGATAGACGACCGTCTCTCCGACGGCGACCCGGGACTCCGGGCTTCCTTCGAGGACCGACCGCGCGGCCGTACGGGACACGGTGACCGGACCTGCCACCGGGCCGGTGGGCGGCTCGTCAGCGCGCGGGGGAGGCTCCAGCAGGTCGACGAGCGCGAAATCGGCGAACCGGGGGACGGCGGCGTCGGCCAGCTCCTGCGCGGTGCGGGCGCTGTCCATGGTGGTGCCGATGCGGGCGCCGGCGTCGTCCGGCAGGAGCATCAGCTGCCGGTCGCCCTCGATCCCGGTCCTGTCGTGCGCGGCCAGGCACACCGCGTGCACCCGGCCGTCCCGGTCCCGCAAAGGGGCCAGCGAGGTCGCCCAGCCGTGCTCCGTGCTCGCGCCCGTGGGGCGGACGAAGGCCTCCTCGTACTGCGGCTCACCGGTCTCCAGCACCAGGCGCATCTTCCGCTCGGTCTCGTCGCTCACGGGATCCGGCGCGATGTCCGGCAGGCGCAGCCCGCGCATCTCGGCCTCCGTGAGGGACAGCGTGCGCTCCATGCCGGCGTTCGCCCGCACCAGCCGCAGGTCCGCGTCGAAGATCGCCATGAAGCAGGGGGACTGGGTGAACGCCCATTCGTTCAGCGATACGCCCCGGGGCGTGCGGGGCTCGCCCGCCACGGCGGACACCACGAACCACTTGGCGGTCCCGCCGGTGGACGTCCAGCGGTGCGCGAGCAGCCCCAGTTGCAGCCGCCGGCCGTCCCGGTGCCGCAGCGCCACCGTGCCGCTCCACCGCTCCTGCCCGGACGGGATCCGCCACGCCGTATCGCCGGCGCCGTCGGCGAGCAGCTGGGCGGCGGGCAGTCCCAGTACCTCGGAGGGCACGTAGCCGAGCAGCCGACGGGCATCCTCGCTCCACTCGGTCACGATGCCCTGCTCGCTGATGGTGGCCGTGGCCGTGTACGCCGACTCGGGGGAGGCGCTCGCCTGCTCCGGCCGCTCACCAGGAGAGGTGGGAACTTGCTCCATCGCCGCTCATCTCACCCTCGCTAGTTCCTTTGCCGCTGTTCCACGGCATTGCACGGCCAGGGGCTCCACTGACAAGCATGATCCGGCGGGCCGGGGAGCACCAACGCAGTGCCGTCACGGGCGGGCGAGGACAAGGGCGAGGACCGCGTCTCCCGCCTGCCACACCATCGCGCGGCGCCGTCCGCCGAGTACGGGCGGCCGCAGGCCGAGGATCGCGATGTGGCGCGGAGCGGCGCCGAAGACGCCGCTGCGGTCGGCCTTGACCGCGGCTTCCTTCAGCGCCCAGGCGCCTGCCAGGGCATCCGGCCGGTCCGTACCGACGAGGGAGAGCTCCCCGGGCGAGAAGGCGTGGTCCGCGACACGGCGTACCGCGGCGGCCGAAACCCTCTCGCACAGGTCCACGCCGACCGGTTCCGGTGCGAGGGCCGCGGCGACGTATCGGGAGGTGTGGCTGATGGAGACGTTCACGGCATGCATCGGGCTGCCGCCGACGACGACGCCGGGGCTGCCGTCGTCACGCGGGAGGATCTCCACGTCCTGCGCCGGCGCGGCGACGAACTCGCCGACCAGGCGCTTGGCGAGCAGCCGGCCGGCCACCCACTCGGCCTGCCGCCAGGCCGGCAGCGCCCGGACCAAGTGCCGTTCGGCCGGGGAGAGAGGCGGTGCCTGGCCTGCCTGGCCGAGGTCGGTACGCCGGGCCACGATGACGCGGGCTCCGCCCCACCGGTGGACGTGTCCCGGCGCGATCGACGGGAAGGCGGGGTGCACGGCCGCGGGGCTCATGCGGCGGCGGGGACCGGGTCCAGGTGCCGCAGCTCGCCCTCCAGGGCGGTCACGGCGTACCGGATCTGGTCGGGCGTGTGTTCACAGGTGAGGAAGAAGCGCAGCCGGGCCATCTCCTCGGGCACGGCCGGGTAGAGGATCGGATTGACGCTGATGCCCTGCTGGAAGAGGGCCTCCGCGAGCCGCAGGGTCTTCAGCGAGTCCCCGACGATGCACGGGACGATCGCCGTGTCATGACTGTCCCCGATGTCGATCCCCGCCGCGCCCGCGAGGCGGACGAACAGCGCGGCGTTCTCCGCGAGACGGGCCACGCGCTCCGGCTCGGCACGCAGCACGCGCAGGGCGGTCAGGGAGGCGGCGGTGTCGGCCGGGGTCATGCCGGCGCTGAAGACGAAGCCCGGAACGGTGTAGCGCAGGTAGTCGACGACCGAGCGGTTACCGGCGACGTAGCCACCGCAGCTCGCCAGTGCCTTGGACAGCGTGCCCGACCACAGGTCCACGGCCGAGCGGTCGATGCCGAAGTACTCGCCGATGCCGCGCCCCGTCGCACCGATCGTTCCGATGCTGTGCGCCTCGTCGATCATCAGCAGCGCGCCGTGCCGGCGCTTGACCTCGACGAGGGCGGGCAGGTCGGCGATGTCGCCGTCCATGCTGTACACGCCCTCGATGACGACGAGCACCCGCCGGTACTGGTCGCGGACCTGCGTGAGGACGGCGTCGAGGGCGGCCGCGTCGTTGTGGGGGAACGGCCGTCGGGTCGCGCCGGACAGCTTGCACCCCTGGAGGATGCTGTCGTGGGCGAGGGAGTCGTGGATGACGAGGTCCCCGGGGCCGACGAGGTGCCCGATCACGGTGACGTTGGTGGCGTGCCCGTTGGCCAGGGTGATCGCGGCCTCGCATCCGAGCAGGCCGGCGAGTTCCGTGTCGAGTTCCCGGTGCAGCGGACGGCTGCCGGACAGCAGCCGGCTGGCGGAAACCGACGTGCCGTAGCGCTCGATCGCGTCCTTCGCCGCCTCGTTCACCTGGGGGTGTGTGGCCATGCCCAGGTAGTTGTAGCTGGAGAACGAGAGGAGTTCCCGGCCGTCGATGACGGTCGTGTCCGTCATAACGCCCTCGTGGACGAGGAAGTACGGATTGGGCAGCCCCGTCCCGGTGAGGGCGGTGATGCGCTCGCCGTGGGCGGTGACCTCCGGGAAGCACTCGATCCGCGTGTGCTCTTCGGGAAGCGGGGCGGTGGCGGAGGCGACCGGCTCGGCGGGCGCCGGGGAGGGGGCTTCTTCCCCGCGGTCGGCGCGCTGTGCGGGGAAGGCTGCCGGCGCGGCGTCCGGGGAGCCGCCCGCGATCAGCGCGGCGATGCTCCCGACGGTGGGCCGGTCAGCGGTCGTCTCGTCGAACGTCCACCGCGGCCATTGCCGCTTCAGGGAGGTGAACAGGTCGGTCAGCATCAGCGAGTCAAAACCGAGCTCGTCGATCAGGAGCTGGTCCTTGCGCAGATGACCCACCGGGAACGCGCTGATCCGCGCCACGTGCGCGAGCACGGCGTCGGTGACCTCGTCGAGTTCCCCGGTCGGCGGCGGCGGCGTCGGCGCCTCGTCGGCCGGGACGGCCGTGACGGCCGGGAAGGCGGGGGAAGCGGGCACCGGTGTGGTTCCGGCCGTCGGCGGGGCGGTGACCTGTACGGCGGGGTTCGGCGCGGGGAGCGCCTCGGTGAGGCGGGCCAGCAGCGTCACCTGCTGCTGAGCCAGCCGGAGCAGCTCGTTCATCGGGTGATCGGCGGGGTGATCCATCGGGGTCTCTTCGAGGGGTGCGGGGCGGGGCGGGAGGGAGTCGGCGGGGGTGTCCCGCTTCGCGGGGCGCTGGTCGGACAGCCAGTAGGACTGGGTGTCGAGCTTCGCCACCGGCAGGTCCAGCAGACGGCGGTCTTCCCGGGGAATCAGGGCGCGCGGGTCGACCGGGACGCCCAGGACCGCGAGCCGGGCGAGGGCCAGGACGAAGTCGCGTCCGCGGTCCGGTGCCACCCCCGCCGCGGGGACGACGTGGATGTCGTTGTGGCCGGTGAGGTTGCGGCGGACCGAGGTGAGGAGCGAGCTGCCGCCGGCCACCTGGAGGAAGACGCGGGCCCCCTGGTCGTAGGCGGTGCGGACGGCGTCGCTGAAGCGGACGGGCGTGGACGCGTGGAGGGCCCACAGCTCGCGCAGCCGGCCGGGGTCGGTGCACAGCTCCGCGTTCACCGACGAGACGAACGGCAGGACGGGACTGCTGACGGGGCGGTTGGCGAGGCCCGCGCGCATCGTCTCCTCGGCGCAGGCCAGCAGCGGCGAGTGGAAGGCGTGGGAGACGTCGAGCGCGGCGGTGACGATCCCGGCGTCGGCGCAGGCCTGCCGTACGGCGGCGAGCCCCTGAGGCGTGCCGCTGACCACGACCTGCCGCTCGTGGTTGAAGCAGGCCGGCCACACGTCGTCGATGCCGTCGACGAGCCGGTGGCAGGTCTCCTTGTCGCTCTGCACGGCGAGCATCCCGCCCCCGAGGCCGGTCCCGGCCCGCTGGAGGGCCGCTCCCCGGTGGACCAGGAGCCGGATGGTGTCCTCGTCGGTGAGCGCTCCGGCCGCCGCGGCCGCCGCGAACTCTCCGACGCTGTGGCCGAGGGCGAGGCCGGGAGTGACGCCGCAGTCGGCGAGCAGGCGGGTGGCCGCGATCTGGACGGTACCGAGCAGGGGCTGGCACACATCGGTGGCGGCGAGCCGCTGCCTGAGCTGCTCGGCGTCGCCGTGGCCGGCCGCGGCCTCGCCGTACAGCAGATCGGTGAGGTCGAGGCCGCTGTCCTGGCGGGCCACGGCGCCGAGGGCGTCGACTGCCGCACGGAAACCGGTGAACCTCTCGTAGAGGTCCTGCATCATGCCCGGCCGCTGGCTGCCCTGACCGGGGAAGAGGAAGGCGATGCGGCGCTGCTCGGCCGGCAGGGGAGCGTCGGCGTAGAAGGCGCCGTCGCCGAGGTCGCCCCCGTTGCCGTCGCCGAGGTCGCCGCCCGCTCCGTCGGCGAGCTGCCGGCGGGCGTGCCGCAGCCGCTGGGTGAATTCCTCCGTGTCGCAGGCCACGATCGCGAGGCGGGCCGTCAGCGGCTCACGGGCGCCCAGGGTGTGGGCCACCGCCGCGATCGGCGTGTGGGGTGCGCGGTCGATGCTGTCGAGCACCTCGCCGATGTGCCGGTCCAGCAGCTCACGGTTTCCGGCCGAGAGCAGGACCAGGTGAGGTCCGGCGGCTTGGGTGCGTACCGGGAGGCGGCGGACGGCCGGGGAGGGCTGCTCCTCCAGGATCACGTGGACGTTCGTGCCGCCGAATCCGAACGAGCTGACGGCGGCCCGCCGCGGGGCGCCCCTGCCCGTACCCGCGGTCGGCCAGGGCCGCGCGCTGTCGGCGAAGCGCAGGCCCGCGGCGGAAACGCCCAGGTCCGGATGGGGGGTGGTCTCCGGCTGCGGCACGATCGTGCCGTGATGGACGACCAGGGCCGTCTTGATCAGTCCCGCGATGCCCGCCGCG is a genomic window containing:
- a CDS encoding SpoIIE family protein phosphatase; amino-acid sequence: MEQVPTSPGERPEQASASPESAYTATATISEQGIVTEWSEDARRLLGYVPSEVLGLPAAQLLADGAGDTAWRIPSGQERWSGTVALRHRDGRRLQLGLLAHRWTSTGGTAKWFVVSAVAGEPRTPRGVSLNEWAFTQSPCFMAIFDADLRLVRANAGMERTLSLTEAEMRGLRLPDIAPDPVSDETERKMRLVLETGEPQYEEAFVRPTGASTEHGWATSLAPLRDRDGRVHAVCLAAHDRTGIEGDRQLMLLPDDAGARIGTTMDSARTAQELADAAVPRFADFALVDLLEPPPRADEPPTGPVAGPVTVSRTAARSVLEGSPESRVAVGETVVYPPLSPPVECLAAGRGAVHGTSDSAVARWVAEDPGASWIRENGTHSMMVVPLRFGGTTLGLAVFGRHQRREPFQPEDLWLAQELTARAAASIHKARRFNREHTSTMTLQRSLLPQSLPHHAALETASRYLPAGTDAGVGGDWFDVIPLSGARVALVVGDVVGHGIRAAATMGRLRTAVRTLADVDLPPDELLTHLDDLIIHLSADEADRDGAGETAGGIGTTCLYVVYDPVTRHCTVARAGHPPPVVVSPEGSVYLLDVPAGPPLGLGGLPFETIDVELPEGSILALYTDGLLQPRERDIDEALDGMFAALSRPASTLDTVCDRVLTALLTHPPDDDVALLVARTRALHADKVVVWDLPSDPSIVSSARRHTTDQLTAWGLDEAAFVSELVVSELVTNAIRYGQPPIQLRLIHQDRTLICEVSDSSNTAPHMRRARTFDEGGRGLLLVAQLARRWGTRHASIGKTIWAEQSLVGY
- a CDS encoding response regulator transcription factor, producing MSLTLTMPNAETTAPALAPREQEALRHIAAGCTYLQAARHMGLSKHTVDAYLRRIRAKLGINTTAEMTRLAISLGL
- a CDS encoding 4'-phosphopantetheinyl transferase family protein — protein: MSPAAVHPAFPSIAPGHVHRWGGARVIVARRTDLGQAGQAPPLSPAERHLVRALPAWRQAEWVAGRLLAKRLVGEFVAAPAQDVEILPRDDGSPGVVVGGSPMHAVNVSISHTSRYVAAALAPEPVGVDLCERVSAAAVRRVADHAFSPGELSLVGTDRPDALAGAWALKEAAVKADRSGVFGAAPRHIAILGLRPPVLGGRRRAMVWQAGDAVLALVLARP
- a CDS encoding helix-turn-helix domain-containing protein, whose protein sequence is MQALALRLSGLDPYVDGAIRIIAFYDTLMRRRVDLPALARASAGLAECVAGIRLHGTGRAIRISPDGKEASAPPASASTTVPVTLDEEEIGTAWLERPGAPGPLDEVLLDRLAIAAAAVAERYGPARTTMADPALVELAISADSDEAARARALRLLGFAADPPVHVVAVRSRLALDRIGGLVCPARQVKAAPLGDVGVILATTVDPARFPAGVRAGISTAGRLDRAWREARTALRFTTPREPVIPYAGLGALALLAEIPQDVSRDNADVAAIARIAGSPEDLQTLDTYCATGSLRRAADLLHLHHSSIARRLEQIAKTLGIELTEPGGLTRARIALTAWRLLDD
- a CDS encoding serine/threonine-protein kinase produces the protein MGTAPNLSMYTGRPSALIGKQIAGYRVERMLGRGGMAVVYCAKDLRLDRTVALKLIAPERARDDTFRRRFTHESRVAASIDHPHIVPIFEAGETDGVLYIAMRYVAGLDMRALLDRDGPLPVATALRIAAQVASALDAAHEHDLVHRDVKPGNILVAAGTDSEHPEHIYLTDFGLTKKSLALTGFTTTGEFVGTLDYMAPEQISGRPVDGRCDLYSLACVVYESLAGGPPFERDDAAALLWAHQYDQPPLLNERRPEIASAADEVMQKALAKVPEDRYGSCLEFVAALRAATGNGGGHRADPSSPAGARSAGVSANPEPPPEPPAWARPVFHGPPGGP
- a CDS encoding type I polyketide synthase — encoded protein: MSDIAITGLGCRFPGAPDLHAYWELLMSGERQFSAVPRERWNHETFHEPANRSAPNAAYTDQVAFLDEVDRFAAQHYGVPPARARAMDPQHRLMLDVAREALEDAGLGRGDFDRENTGVFLGLSVSDYKDLMSAPIRAITLAEQSLAADDADGLAAVKEQAGQLGTIQSFTLPGSLLNMASGTVSRQFDLGGPSFAVDAACSGSLVALDQAMAQLRQGSCRIAVVGGVYLNLTPDSLVGFSRLRALSATGVCRPFDEGADGFVLGEGSGAVVIRPLADALADGDRVYAVIKGIGSANDGASPGPLVPTAEGQLRAMRRAYDDAGVAPSSVGFLEAHGTGTSVGDRSEIEALRRLRTEYPDEDPGLCYLAAGKALIGHSLSAAGIAGLIKTALVVHHGTIVPQPETTPHPDLGVSAAGLRFADSARPWPTAGTGRGAPRRAAVSSFGFGGTNVHVILEEQPSPAVRRLPVRTQAAGPHLVLLSAGNRELLDRHIGEVLDSIDRAPHTPIAAVAHTLGAREPLTARLAIVACDTEEFTQRLRHARRQLADGAGGDLGDGNGGDLGDGAFYADAPLPAEQRRIAFLFPGQGSQRPGMMQDLYERFTGFRAAVDALGAVARQDSGLDLTDLLYGEAAAGHGDAEQLRQRLAATDVCQPLLGTVQIAATRLLADCGVTPGLALGHSVGEFAAAAAAGALTDEDTIRLLVHRGAALQRAGTGLGGGMLAVQSDKETCHRLVDGIDDVWPACFNHERQVVVSGTPQGLAAVRQACADAGIVTAALDVSHAFHSPLLACAEETMRAGLANRPVSSPVLPFVSSVNAELCTDPGRLRELWALHASTPVRFSDAVRTAYDQGARVFLQVAGGSSLLTSVRRNLTGHNDIHVVPAAGVAPDRGRDFVLALARLAVLGVPVDPRALIPREDRRLLDLPVAKLDTQSYWLSDQRPAKRDTPADSLPPRPAPLEETPMDHPADHPMNELLRLAQQQVTLLARLTEALPAPNPAVQVTAPPTAGTTPVPASPAFPAVTAVPADEAPTPPPPTGELDEVTDAVLAHVARISAFPVGHLRKDQLLIDELGFDSLMLTDLFTSLKRQWPRWTFDETTADRPTVGSIAALIAGGSPDAAPAAFPAQRADRGEEAPSPAPAEPVASATAPLPEEHTRIECFPEVTAHGERITALTGTGLPNPYFLVHEGVMTDTTVIDGRELLSFSSYNYLGMATHPQVNEAAKDAIERYGTSVSASRLLSGSRPLHRELDTELAGLLGCEAAITLANGHATNVTVIGHLVGPGDLVIHDSLAHDSILQGCKLSGATRRPFPHNDAAALDAVLTQVRDQYRRVLVVIEGVYSMDGDIADLPALVEVKRRHGALLMIDEAHSIGTIGATGRGIGEYFGIDRSAVDLWSGTLSKALASCGGYVAGNRSVVDYLRYTVPGFVFSAGMTPADTAASLTALRVLRAEPERVARLAENAALFVRLAGAAGIDIGDSHDTAIVPCIVGDSLKTLRLAEALFQQGISVNPILYPAVPEEMARLRFFLTCEHTPDQIRYAVTALEGELRHLDPVPAAA